The Zingiber officinale cultivar Zhangliang chromosome 9A, Zo_v1.1, whole genome shotgun sequence genome window below encodes:
- the LOC122020141 gene encoding zinc finger BED domain-containing protein RICESLEEPER 2-like, whose product MASQPIDLDQEEDSEEEEPEGAPAVSMTTRDLNVDEETSSQGKASGSGKRKRLLKSKWWQYFEILPKLEGEDLRCKCKACGITYKAESSMGTGNLRRHILNQCLKQKTSDIAQALLEQGDKSLAIRSQRFNQERFRELLILAIVKHDLPFQFVEYEAIRSIFTYLEPQVNYFTRNTARTDILKMHKNECNRIAQEMHSCPGKICFTSDLWTSIATDGYICLTAHFIDSNWVLQKRIINFSYMPPPHSGIALCDKINSLFNVWGIQRKVFTITLDNAAANDVFVGLLRDQLGLNCSLVSGGEFLHVRCCAHILNLIVQEGLKRIDSSVDKIREYVKYVKGSQVRKQKYIESVTQTSLDSKKSLRQDVPTRWNSTYLMLSSAMYYRRAFNHLRLANTNFTHCPSVDEWGQVEKIFKFLEVFYETTTLFSGVKYPTANLYFPRIFTVQLTISQALQSSDDFMRSMANRMFHKFDKYWKDYNILFAIAVIVDPRFKMQFVEFCYNKLYGHGSNELSLVRSKLVSLFEEYMHMGIASKVSTSSASSSSHSAIDDNASLALNLGSGCMDVLKEFDTFQSLEFIGRAQKSQLELYLEEPTIDRITKLDILGFWKAHQFRYPDLAQMARDILSVPISTVASESAFSTGGRILDQYRSAMKPDVVEALVCCRDWLAGGKETTEVGLNDLTENIMNLFTNEDTGSKPTATHD is encoded by the exons ATGGCTTCTCAACCTATTGATCTCGATCAAGAGGAGGATAGTGAGGAGGAGGAACCGGAGGGTGCACCAGCTGTATCTATGACTACGAGGGATTTAAATGTAGATGAAGAAACTTCTTCGCAAGGCAAGGCCTCCGGAAGTGGCAAACGGAAGAGACTCTTGAAATCAAAGTGGTGGCAATATTTTGAGATACTTCCTAAACTAGAGGGAGAAGATTTGCGTTGCAAATGTAAAGCTTGTGGGATTACATACAAAGCAGAAAGTAGCATGGGTACAGGTAATCTCCGACGTCATATCCTTAATCAATGTCTGAAACAGAAAACTAGTGATATTGCTCAAGCATTGTTAGAACAAGGTGATAAAAGTCTTGCCATTAGGTCACAAAGGTTTAACCAAGAAAGATTTAGAGAGTTGCTAATCTTAGCAATTGTGAAGCATGATTTACCTTTTCAGTTTGTGGAAtatgaggcaattagatctatttTTACGTATTTGGAACCTCAAGTAAATTATTTCACTAGAAACACCGCAAGGACTGATATTCTCAAGATGCATAAAAATGAATGCAATAGAATAGCTCAAGAAATGCATTCATGCCCTGGAAAAATTTGTTTCACTTCTGATTTGTGGACTTCTATTGCCACTGATGGTTATATATGCTTGACAGCACATTTCATTGATTCTAATTGGGTTTTACAAAAAAGGATAATTAACTTCTCTTACATGCCTCCACCTCACTCTGGTATTGCATTGtgtgataaaattaatagtttattCAATGTTTGGGGAATTCAGAGAAAGGTTTTCACAATTACATTAGACAATGCGGCTGCAAATGATGTGTTTGTTGGCCTTTTAAGGGATCAACTTGGTTTAAATTGTTCATTAGTGAGTGGTGGCGAGTTTTTGCATGTTCGTTGTTGTGCACACATTCTCAATTTAATTGTGCAAGAAGGTTTGAAAAGAATTGATAGTTCTGTTGATAAAATTCGTGAATATGTAAAGTATGTGAAAGGTAGTCAAGTGAGAAAGCAAAAGTATATAGAATCGGTTACCCAAACTTCACTTGATTCTAAGAAATCACTAAGGCAAGATGTTCCTACTAGATGGAATTCTACATATTTGATGCTTTCTAGTGCCATGTATTATCGGCGTGCTTTTAATCATTTGAGATTGGCCAATACTAATTTCACACATTGTCCATCGGTTGATGAGTGGGGACAAGTTGAAAAAATATTCAAATTCCTTGAGGTTTTCTATGAGACAACAACTTTGTTTTCTGGAGTGAAATATCCTACTGCCAACCTTTACTTTCCTCGCATCTTTACGGTTCAGTTGACAATAAGTCAAGCCTTGCAAAGCTCTGATGATTTCATGAGATCAATGGCCAATCGGATGTTTCATAAATTTGATAAGTACTGGAAGGATTATAACATTTTGTTTGCCATTGCCGTGATAGTTGATCCGAGGTTCAAGATGCAATTTGTTGAGTTTTGTTACAACAAGTTATATGGACATGGTAGTAATGAATTAAGTCTTGTAAGATCCAAATTGGTTTCTTTGTTTGAGGAATATATGCACATGGGAATTGCTTCCAAGGTAAGTACTAGCAGTGCATCTTCGAGCTCTCATAGTGCCATTGATGATAATGCTTCTCTTGCTCTAAATTTAGGCAGCGGATGCATGGATGTTTTGAAG GAATTTGACACTTTTCAAAGTTTAGAATTCATTGGCAGAGCTCAAAAGAGTCAATTAGAGCTATATTTGGAAGAACCAACAATTGATAGAATAACAAAATTGGATATTCTCGGGTTTTGGAAAGCTCACCAATTTAGGTATCCTGACCTTGCACAAATGGCTAGAGATATCTTGAGTGTTCCAATTTCTACAGTTGCTTCTGAATCGGCTTTTAGCACCGGTGGTAGGATACTTGACCAATATCGCAGTGCAATGAAGCCTGATGTTGTTGAGGCATTAGTTTGTTGTAGAGATTGGTTAGCTGGAGGGAAAG AAACTACTGAGGTGGGGTTGAATGATTTGACTGAAAATATTATGAATTTATTCACAAATGAGGATACTGGATCAAAACCTACTGCAACACATGATTGA